The Coregonus clupeaformis isolate EN_2021a chromosome 6, ASM2061545v1, whole genome shotgun sequence genome has a segment encoding these proteins:
- the LOC121568108 gene encoding protein FAM131A — protein sequence MVLTALTQFSCKVNVEDTAEMLPKSRRALTIQEIAALARSSLHGISQAMKDHVTRPTGMAQGRVAHLIEWKGWCKPTDTPTALESDFNNYSDLTEGEQEARFAAGVAEQFAIAEAKLRAWSSVDGDDSNDDSYDEDFIPANEPTTQSTEVPTYLRDLLHSQVCQHLGLRGPGCEGAGGEGGDRPSPTSTDTLCSSLYSLDEQHPLLRDLTHHCGNNHANTAELAAKILSALQGGEELLLARLQRGPAGGEESPCYSVTYSETYLLPGEDEDTPCKDYEGIVCQGEGEREVFPPDYATHRKVSDVASSGVVSLDEDEVEEEEEEEREREQGNK from the exons GTAAATGTTGAAGACACCGCTGAAATGTTACCAAAATCGAGAAGAGCACTTACCATTCAAGAGATTGCGGCGTTAGCCAGATCTTCATTACATG GCATCTCCCAGGCGATGAAGGACCATGTGACGCGGCCCACAGGCATGGCCCAGGGCAGGGTGGCCCACCTGATAGAGTGGAAGGGCTGGTGTAAGCCCACTGACACCCCCACAGCTCTGGAGTCTGACTTCAACAACTACTCTGACCTCACTGAGGGAGAACAGGAGGCACGCTTCGCTGCAG gtgtggcTGAGCAGTTTGCCATAGCGGAGGCTAAGCTGAGAGCCTGGTCGTCCGTGGACGGCGATGACTCTAATGACGACTCATATGATGAGGACTTCATTCCCGCCAATGAGCCCACAACACAAAGCAcag AGGTGCCCACCTACCTGAGGGACCTTCTTCACAGTCAGGTGTGTCAGCACCTGGGTCTGCGGGGGCCGGGCTGCGAGGgggcaggaggagaggggggagacaggccCTCCCCCACCTCCACAGACACTCTCTGCTCCAGCCTCTACAGCCTGGATGAGCAACACCCCTTACTGCGAGATCTCACCCATCACTGCGGCAACAACCACGCTAACACCGCCGAGCTGGCCGCCAAGATCCTCTCGGCCCTGCAAGGGGGGGAGGAGCTGCTGTTGGCCCGCCTCCAGAGG GGGCCGGCCGGGGGGGAGGAGTCGCCTTGCTACTCTGTGACCTACTCCGAGACCTACCTGTTGCCAGGGGAGGACGAAGATACGCCCTGCAAAGACTATGAGGGCATCGTGTGCCAGGGAGAAGGAGAGCGCGAGGTGTTCCCACCTGACTATGCCACCCACAGGAAGGTCTCAGATGTAGCCTCCTCCGGGGTGGTGTCTCTGGATGAGGATgaagtggaggaagaggaggaggaggagagggagagagagcagggaaacAAATAA